A genomic region of Mesorhizobium sp. NZP2077 contains the following coding sequences:
- a CDS encoding Fic family protein has product MEETVQRIEPARLEDVAEPISDALAELSASSAVLGAKLHPRTAANLADLVRIMNTYYSNLIEGHNTRPRDIERALAGEFDKDQERRNLQVEAAAHVRLQGEIDRLAAEGQLPEPASLDFLRWLHAEFYRDADEAMLRIRGADREFLMVPGRWRSQPEHDVTVGRHQPPSSDRVEAFMEHFASRYRFQRTGKAARILAIPAAHHRFNYIHPFPDGNGRVSRLMSHAMAHEAGIAAHGLWSISRGLARGLESRGDYKRMMDHADMPRQGDRDGRGNLSMRALADFTLWFLRVCIDQVSFMSSLFDLNQLARRLQRFVQRYDLKPEAFRLLEEALLRGEFDRGEASRIAGLPERTARRVFTEVLELGLLASDTPKGPVSLRFPVDTLDELFPKLFPET; this is encoded by the coding sequence ATGGAAGAGACCGTACAGCGCATCGAGCCGGCGCGCCTGGAAGACGTTGCGGAGCCTATCTCCGACGCGCTGGCTGAGCTGTCAGCAAGCTCGGCGGTTCTCGGCGCCAAGCTGCATCCGCGCACGGCCGCGAACCTGGCGGATCTCGTGCGCATCATGAACACCTATTACAGCAACCTGATCGAGGGCCACAACACGCGCCCCCGCGACATCGAACGCGCCCTCGCCGGCGAATTCGACAAAGACCAGGAACGACGCAACCTGCAGGTGGAAGCCGCGGCCCATGTCCGACTGCAGGGGGAAATCGATCGCCTGGCAGCGGAGGGTCAGCTCCCAGAACCGGCTTCGCTTGATTTTTTGCGCTGGCTGCATGCGGAATTCTACCGTGACGCCGATGAGGCGATGTTGCGCATTCGCGGCGCAGACAGAGAATTCTTGATGGTTCCGGGTCGGTGGCGATCACAGCCTGAACATGATGTCACTGTCGGCCGCCACCAGCCGCCGTCAAGCGATCGCGTCGAAGCGTTCATGGAGCATTTCGCTAGCCGGTACCGCTTCCAACGTACGGGCAAAGCGGCTAGGATATTGGCGATTCCGGCCGCGCATCATCGGTTCAATTACATTCATCCCTTCCCAGACGGCAATGGACGCGTCAGCCGCTTGATGAGTCACGCCATGGCCCATGAGGCAGGAATCGCCGCGCACGGGCTGTGGTCGATTTCCCGAGGCCTGGCGCGGGGTCTGGAAAGCCGCGGCGACTATAAACGCATGATGGATCACGCCGACATGCCACGCCAAGGCGATCGCGACGGCCGCGGTAATCTTTCTATGCGGGCGCTGGCGGATTTTACCTTATGGTTTCTACGGGTATGTATCGACCAGGTCAGTTTCATGTCGAGCCTGTTCGATTTGAACCAACTAGCCCGGCGCCTGCAGCGGTTCGTTCAACGCTACGACCTGAAGCCCGAAGCTTTCCGGCTGCTCGAGGAGGCGCTTCTGCGCGGCGAGTTCGATCGCGGTGAGGCCTCACGTATCGCTGGCTTGCCGGAACGTACGGCCCGCCGCGTGTTTACCGAGGTGCTCGAGCTTGGCCTGCTTGCGTCCGATACCCCGAAAGGACCGGTATCGCTACGCTTCCCGGTCGACACGTTGGACGAACTGTTTCCTAAGCTATTTCCGGAAACTTAG
- the ccoS gene encoding cbb3-type cytochrome oxidase assembly protein CcoS codes for MTILVYLMPVALFLGALGLTGFLWALKSGQYEDLDGAAERILRDDKPER; via the coding sequence ATGACGATACTCGTCTACCTCATGCCAGTCGCCCTATTTCTTGGCGCACTGGGGCTGACTGGCTTTCTGTGGGCGTTGAAGAGTGGCCAATATGAGGATCTTGACGGAGCCGCTGAGCGCATCCTCCGGGACGACAAGCCGGAACGCTGA
- a CDS encoding heavy metal translocating P-type ATPase — protein MSCCAPGAEQAMDLTGTTSVLPSGQEIRLASRLVGDGLRQTDLSVPTVHCAACIQAIETALAKLDNVEDARVNLSTKRVAIRWRGDEVPPFVAALRRLGYEAHLFAAEIDEKDKTLAELIRAVAVAGFAAGNIMLLSVSVWSGAEGATRDLFHWVSALIAIPALVFAGGIFFRSAWNALRHGRMNMDVPIAVGVSLAYAMSLYETINHGDHAYFDASVSLLLFLLIGRTLDHVMRERARTAVKGLSQLAARGAMVLRGDGARDYLPVGEIEPGMHLLVAAGERVPVDGRIIRGASDLDCSLVSGESTPKTMTSGQQVQAGTLNLTGPLTIEATAAAKDSFLAEMVRLMEAAEGGRAHYRRIADRVSALYAPVVHLTAFVTFLGWMAVTGDWHRAVTIAIAVLIITCPCALGLAVPIVQVVAARRLFEAGVMVKDGSAIERLAAIDIAVFDKTGTLTLGQPRLVNASSIDPAMLAMAADMAAHSRHPFSKAIAAFAGFAGQPKLEAVSEHPGLGIEATTADSTWRLGRRGWAGWKARTGGEGKYGGYGGTVLSKNGRIVASFKFEDARRADAKAAVGQLKDAGVSVEMLSGDTPDACGDVARILGIDRFVSALLPSEKAERIEVLTKAGHKVLMVGDGLNDTPALGAAHVSIAPATAADIGRNAADFVFLRESLSAVPLALDVSRKAGRLIRQNIAIAIIYNAVAVPIAIFGNVTPLIAAVAMSASSLLVIGNGLRLQGFRLAELTRASSATHSGIHPSARSS, from the coding sequence ATGAGCTGCTGTGCACCCGGTGCGGAACAGGCAATGGATCTGACCGGTACCACATCGGTCCTGCCATCTGGCCAGGAGATCAGGTTGGCGAGCCGCTTGGTTGGCGATGGTCTTCGCCAGACCGACCTTTCAGTACCGACGGTTCATTGCGCAGCCTGCATCCAGGCGATCGAGACGGCGCTGGCAAAGCTCGACAATGTCGAAGACGCGCGTGTCAACTTGTCGACCAAGCGCGTCGCGATCCGGTGGCGAGGCGACGAGGTGCCGCCCTTCGTCGCTGCGCTGAGACGACTGGGCTACGAGGCGCATCTGTTCGCCGCCGAGATCGATGAAAAAGACAAGACGCTTGCCGAGCTGATCCGCGCGGTCGCGGTCGCCGGGTTCGCCGCCGGCAACATCATGCTGCTTTCGGTCTCGGTCTGGTCCGGCGCCGAAGGTGCTACCCGCGACCTGTTTCACTGGGTCTCTGCATTGATCGCCATCCCGGCGCTCGTCTTTGCCGGCGGCATCTTCTTCCGCTCGGCCTGGAATGCACTGCGCCACGGCCGCATGAACATGGACGTGCCGATCGCGGTTGGGGTGTCGCTCGCTTATGCCATGAGCCTCTACGAGACGATCAATCATGGCGATCACGCCTATTTCGACGCGTCCGTATCCCTGCTGCTTTTCCTGTTGATCGGCCGCACCCTGGATCACGTCATGCGCGAACGGGCACGGACCGCCGTGAAAGGCCTGTCCCAGTTGGCCGCACGTGGCGCCATGGTGCTGCGCGGCGATGGCGCGCGCGACTACCTGCCGGTTGGCGAGATCGAACCGGGCATGCACCTTCTGGTCGCCGCAGGCGAAAGGGTCCCTGTCGACGGCCGGATCATTCGGGGCGCGTCGGATCTCGACTGCTCGCTGGTTTCTGGCGAGAGCACACCAAAAACCATGACGTCCGGGCAACAGGTTCAGGCCGGCACGCTCAACCTTACCGGCCCGCTGACCATCGAAGCGACCGCTGCGGCAAAGGACTCCTTCCTGGCGGAAATGGTCCGGCTGATGGAAGCCGCCGAAGGTGGTCGTGCGCACTATCGGCGGATCGCCGACCGTGTCTCGGCGCTCTACGCGCCGGTGGTCCATCTCACCGCCTTCGTGACGTTCCTTGGCTGGATGGCGGTAACCGGCGACTGGCACCGGGCAGTGACGATCGCGATCGCCGTTCTCATCATCACATGCCCATGCGCGCTCGGTCTGGCCGTGCCGATCGTGCAAGTGGTCGCGGCGCGCCGCTTGTTCGAAGCCGGCGTCATGGTCAAGGACGGATCGGCCATTGAGCGCCTGGCAGCGATCGACATCGCGGTGTTCGACAAGACCGGCACTCTCACGCTCGGCCAGCCCAGGCTGGTCAACGCGTCGTCCATCGATCCGGCGATGCTGGCGATGGCAGCCGACATGGCCGCGCACTCCCGTCACCCGTTCTCGAAGGCCATCGCCGCATTCGCGGGTTTTGCCGGCCAGCCGAAGCTGGAAGCCGTCAGCGAGCACCCGGGTCTCGGCATCGAAGCCACGACCGCGGACAGCACCTGGCGTCTTGGCCGGCGCGGCTGGGCCGGATGGAAAGCCCGGACCGGTGGCGAAGGCAAGTATGGCGGCTATGGCGGGACGGTGCTTTCGAAGAATGGGAGGATCGTCGCCTCCTTCAAGTTCGAGGACGCTAGGCGCGCCGACGCCAAGGCGGCGGTCGGACAATTGAAGGATGCCGGCGTGTCGGTCGAAATGCTGTCGGGCGATACCCCGGACGCTTGTGGCGATGTCGCAAGAATATTGGGCATCGACCGTTTTGTTTCGGCGCTGCTGCCGTCCGAGAAGGCTGAGCGGATCGAAGTGCTGACCAAGGCCGGCCACAAGGTCCTGATGGTGGGCGACGGGCTCAACGACACGCCAGCGCTGGGCGCGGCGCACGTCTCGATCGCTCCCGCGACCGCCGCCGATATTGGCCGCAACGCGGCCGATTTCGTGTTCCTGCGTGAAAGCCTTTCGGCCGTACCCCTTGCGCTGGACGTCTCGCGGAAGGCAGGGCGGCTGATCCGCCAGAACATAGCCATCGCGATCATCTACAATGCTGTTGCCGTGCCGATCGCCATCTTCGGCAACGTCACGCCGTTGATCGCCGCGGTCGCGATGTCCGCCTCATCGCTGCTGGTGATCGGAAACGGGCTGCGGCTGCAGGGCTTTAGGCTCGCCGAGCTGACGAGGGCTTCTTCGGCAACGCATTCCGGCATTCACCCATCAGCGCGGTCATCATGA
- a CDS encoding FixH family protein, giving the protein MSTNTQKTREFTGRHMLLTILGFFGVIIAVNLTMATLASTSWTGLVVENTYVASQQFNKKAEEGRAQAALGWTGKLTIARGEVRYSLSDTTGKPVPLHGVKVLFRHPAYEKEDKSVTLALASGEEFAARHMPKDGVWIVEVDADAGLAQPYRDVRRIMISQGALQ; this is encoded by the coding sequence ATGAGCACCAATACGCAAAAGACGCGTGAGTTCACCGGCAGGCACATGCTGCTCACCATTCTCGGCTTTTTCGGCGTGATCATCGCGGTCAATCTCACGATGGCGACACTCGCCAGCACGAGCTGGACCGGCCTTGTCGTCGAGAACACCTATGTGGCCAGCCAGCAATTCAACAAAAAGGCCGAGGAAGGGCGCGCGCAGGCGGCACTCGGCTGGACCGGCAAACTGACGATCGCTCGGGGTGAGGTCCGCTACAGCTTGAGCGATACCACCGGCAAGCCGGTCCCCTTGCATGGCGTCAAGGTGCTGTTTCGCCATCCCGCATACGAGAAAGAGGACAAGTCCGTTACGCTCGCCCTCGCCTCCGGCGAGGAATTCGCGGCGCGGCACATGCCGAAGGACGGCGTCTGGATCGTCGAAGTCGACGCCGATGCCGGCCTGGCGCAACCCTATCGCGACGTCCGCAGGATCATGATTTCGCAAGGAGCGCTGCAATGA